In the Desulfobaccales bacterium genome, one interval contains:
- a CDS encoding ABC transporter ATP-binding protein, whose translation MLSVEDLWIAYDRIQAVRGVSFAIAAGEIVTLIGANGAGKSSILRTLAGLQPAARGRVLFAGEDLLSLPAHLRTQRGLALVPEGRGIFGTLTVWENLRLAAYARRDAEIEADLERVFQLFPRLAERRHQLGGTLSGGEQQMLAVGRALMSRARLLLLDEPSMGLAPLLVREIFRVLWRLNLAGATILLVEQNARLALEIAHRAYILETGEITLAGPAATLKNHPRVQAAYLGG comes from the coding sequence TTGCTCTCCGTGGAAGATCTGTGGATCGCCTATGACCGCATCCAGGCGGTGAGGGGGGTGTCCTTTGCCATTGCCGCCGGGGAGATCGTCACCCTCATCGGCGCCAACGGCGCGGGCAAATCCTCCATCCTGCGCACCCTGGCGGGACTGCAGCCCGCAGCCCGGGGGCGGGTGCTCTTCGCCGGCGAGGATCTGCTCTCCCTGCCGGCCCACCTGCGCACCCAGCGGGGCCTGGCCCTGGTGCCCGAAGGCCGGGGAATTTTCGGCACCCTGACGGTGTGGGAAAACCTCCGCCTGGCAGCCTACGCCCGGCGGGATGCGGAGATCGAGGCGGACCTGGAGCGGGTCTTCCAGCTCTTCCCCCGCCTGGCGGAGCGCCGCCACCAGTTGGGGGGGACCCTCTCCGGCGGGGAACAGCAGATGCTGGCCGTGGGCCGAGCCCTCATGAGTCGGGCCCGGCTCCTCCTTCTCGATGAGCCCTCCATGGGTTTGGCGCCGCTTTTGGTCCGGGAGATCTTCCGGGTCCTTTGGCGCCTCAACCTGGCCGGCGCCACCATTCTTTTGGTGGAGCAGAATGCCCGCCTGGCCCTGGAAATCGCCCACCGGGCCTATATCCTGGAGACCGGGGAGATCACCCTCGCGGGCCCTGCCGCCACCCTGAAAAACCACCCCCGGGTGCAGGCCGCTTATCTGGGCGGCTGA